DNA sequence from the Deltaproteobacteria bacterium genome:
CGCTCACCCGTCGATCGTCGCGACACCGGGCTCCACCGTCGCCGCCCTTCAGCCCGGGCACTATCTCGTGGTCGGCAACCCGCGCGGATTTTCGTCCACCGATGTGTTCGTCGTGTTGCGCGACGACGCGGGCCGCGTCGTGGACGACGTCGAAATCGGAGGCAACAACGGCGCGGCCGACCCCGAGGGCGACGGCTCCGGCGACGGCGCGCCGGACGGGATCGGCAACGGCCTCGGCCGCGGCGTGTTCGAGGAGGCGATCGCGCGACCCGCCGGCGCGCCCGACACCGACGACGACATCGCCGACTTCGTGCGCATGCCGGCGACGCCGCTGGCGCCGAACGTCCCGCCGGAGCCGCCGGTCGAGTCAGATCCGCCGGTCGTGGTCGCGAACGCGGAGGGAACCGCGTTTCCCGTGAGCGACAACGTGTGGGTCACGTTCAACGAACCGGTGGCGGGAGCCTCCGCGACTCCGGCCGTGATCCACGTGTCGGTAGGCGGCGTCGATCTGCCGGTCGACGCGGTCACCTTGCGCGACGACGACGCGACGCTCGTGGCCCATACGGTCGGGCGCCTGCCGTACGACGCCGACGTCGACGTGGTCGTGCGCGGCGGGGTGGAGGGCGTGACCGACCGCGCGGGCAACCCGCTGGCCGCCGACGTGTCATTCCAGGTTCACACCGAGCCGCGGCCCGCCGACCCGGCCGGCGTCGTGATCAACGAGATCGTATCGTCGCCGCTGCAGGATTGGGACGACTCCGAGGGAGGCGACGGCGTGGCGTTTTCGCCGGTACCCGGCACCGGCGCAGTCGATTCGCGCGACGAGTGGGTCGAACTCGTCAGCCGCCTGCCCGCGAACGCCGATCTGTCCGGCTACTCGATCGTCGTCTATCGCGGGTTCAACCCGTTCGGCGCGGCGCGCACGGTCACGCCGATCGGCGGGCCGGCGTCCACCTACGTCACGCGGTTGTACGGCGCCGGCACCGGACTGACCGACGTCGCGCCCGGCGACCGCATCGTCGTCGGCAACCCGATCGGCTCGCTGCCGTTCGACTTCGTGATCGAGCTGCGCGACGAAAGCGGCGCGCTCGTCGATGCGGTGGAGGTCGGCGGCAACACGCCCGCGCAAGATCGCGGCGGGGACGGAGTGGACAACGGCGCGCCCGCGCCCGGTGCGGACGGTCGCGCACTCAACCCGGGCGAGGAGGCGATTGCGCGAATCCCCGACGGCGTCGACACGGGCGACGATGCCGCCGACTTTGCCTACGCAGTGCCGACCCTCGGCGCGCCGAACTAGGAGGCGGTTGCGTATAGGCGCGCCAGCGAGGTGGCGAGGTGCGAGGCGAGGTTCGGCGCACGCCCGTAGCGCACGAGGGCGCGTATCCACGTACGGTACCGAAGGGCGCGAGGGCGTACGCCGACGATCGCGACCGCAGCCAACGGCTATGCGCAACAGCCTCCTAAATGGCGGCGAAGACCGCGAGCGCCGGGCTCGGCCGTCCGCGAATCGCGCCGGTTCGGCGGGGACGGCTCGCCGCGCGCGCCGGCGTCACGGAGCGGTCGCGCGGTTCGTGGTACCGTCGGGCAATGCGAGAGATCGCGATCCTTTCGGTTGTCGTGTCCGCGCTCGCGATGGCGCGGCCGGCCGGGGCGGACGAGCCGTTCGATTACCGCGTCCAGTACACGCACCAGGGCCAGTTTGGCGTCCAGGGCGCGGGCGGCTTCGGCTTCCGCTTCATTGCGCCGTACAACGAGGAATACTGCGGCCAGGTAGACCAGGACAACCCGTCGGACCCGAAGGCGGTGTGCTCGGCGCGGTCGCCGTTTGCGCTGGATCTCGGGCTCAGCTACGGCGTCGCGCGCAGTCTCGAGCTGCTGTTCGAGACGCGCATCGGGCTCGAGCGCGACTTCGGCGCGTCGCCGTCCGACGACGACGGCCCGCGCCAGCTGGCGTTCGCGCCCGGCATCAAGATTTACATCCGCGACGCGGGCCTCACGAAGTTCTTTTCGTCGCTCCAGTTCGCCATCGACGTGACGGACTTTGCGCAGGCGTCGAAGACCGACTACGGTGTCCGCAACACGAACGGGCTCCAGTTCGACTTCCACCGCACGTTCGGCGTGTACGTCTACTTCGGCGAGACGCTGGCGTTCGCGCGGTGGTTTCGATTCGAGATGGACGCGGGAATCGGTCTGCAGTTCCGCGTGCCGTGATCGCGCTGCCGGACGACCTCGCCGCCGACCTCGCGGCTGCGCTGGCGTCCACCGCGGAGGCGGAGGCACCGTGGGTGTTCGCGCGCGTGTACGAACGGCAACTCGCGGCGAGCGGCCGTCGTCGCGCCGCGGGCGCGTACTACACGCCGCCGCATTTGATCGACTTCGTGGTGGACCGCACGCTCGGGCCGTTGGTCGACGCGGCGGCCGATCCACTCGCGCTGCGCGTGATCGACCCCGCGTGCGGCGCCGGCGTGTTTCTGCTCGCGGCGTTGGACCGCATTTGTGCCCGGGTCGGCGCCGACCGCGCCGCGGACGTCGCACGCCGCTGTTTGTACGGCGTGGACATCGACCCGATCGCGGTCGAACTCGCGCGCCGCGCCGTGCGACGCGCGTGCGGTGCCGAGCCGAACCTCGCCGTCGCCAACGCGGTCATCGGCGCGTTCCCGTTCGCCGGCCGGTTCGACGCGGTCATCGGTAACCCGCCGTGGGGACAGAAAGGGTTTCGCTGGTCCCCGGCCGACAAGGCGTGGGCGCGCGCGCACTATCGCTGCGGCAAAGGCGTGCTCGATCCGTATGCGTTGTTCGTCGAGCGTGCGACCGAACTCGCCGGCCGGTGGGGCATGGTGCTGCCCGATGTGCTGCTGCTGAAGAACCAGCAGGACATCCGCGACGTCATCCTCGAGCGGTGCGCCATCGAGTGGATTGCCGACGCCGGCCAGGCATTTGCCGGGGCCGCGATCGACGTGGTCTGCGTGGTCGCGCGCGCCGGTCCGGCGCGCGACCATGCCGTACGCGTGTGGCTGTCGCTGCCGGCCGACTGGCGCCAGGCGCCGCCGCCCGAGCGGCGCGTTCCGCAAGCGTGGTTCGCCGAGTTGCCGGGCCACAAGTTCAACATTCGGCTCACCGAGCCGGCGCGCGCGCTGTGGCGGCGGCTCGACCGGCTGCCGCGCTTCGGCGATCGGTTCGAGGTGCACGAGGGGGTGCACACCGGGAACGTGCGGGCCAAGCTGTTCGTCGCAGCCCGGGCCAACCGACACTGCGTGCCCGTCCTCGTCGGCCGCGGCGAACTCGCCCCCGGCCGCATCGCATGGGCGGGGCGGTGGCTCGATCGCTCGCCGGGTCGGATCGATCGCGGCGCGGGCGAGTACGCGAGTCTCGGCCGCCCCGAATGGTTCGAGCAGGCCAAACTGCTCGTGCGCCGCACGGGCGATCGCGTGGTCGCTGCGTACGACGGCGACGGCTACTACTGCAGCAACAACATGTTCGTCGCGATCCCTCGCGCGCCGATGGCGGAGGAGGCGATGCGCGCCCACGAGGCGATCCTCAACAGCCGGCTGATGACCTGGTTCTTTCGCACGGTCCAGCCGCGCGCGGGTCGCGTGTTCCCCGAACTGAAGATCCACCACCTCGCCGCATTCCCGGTGCCGCGCGAGATCGACGGAGTGGCCGCCGCCGCCGCCGCGGGGGCCGACGTCGACGCGGCGGTGGAGCGGGCTTTCGGGCTTACCGCGGCGGAGCGGGCGCTCGTGCGCGCGGGTGCGTGACGGGGCCGCCGGATCGCGTCGCGCGCGAGAACGCAGTAGGATGACGGCAATGATCACCGGGTGCCGCGTGCTCATCACCGGAGGGGCGGGCTTCATCGGTTCGCACCTGGCCGAGCGGCTCACGCCCGCGAACCGGGTGATCGTGTTCGACAACTTTCGCCGCGACGCGCTCACGCCGGCGGGCCTCGCCGAGCGCCCGGAGATCGAGATCATCCGCGGCGACGTGCTCGACGCCGACGCCGTCCGGCGAGCGATGCGCGGCTGCGACGCCGTCGTCCACATGGCGTCGATCGCCGGGGTTGACACGGTGCTGCGCCACCCGGTGCTCACCATGCGGGTCGCGCTGCAGGGGACCATGAACGCGCTCGAGGCGGCGCTCGACCACGGCGGGATCCGCCGGTTCATCGACTTCTCGACCAGCGAGGTGTTCGGCCGTTACGCCTACCAAGTCACCGAGTTCGACGCGACGACGCTCGGCGCGGTCGGCGAGGCGCGGTGGACCTACGCCGTCGCGAAGCTCGCGACCGAGCACCTCGCGATGACCTACGAGAAGGAGTACGGCCTGCCGGCGTGTTCGATCCGGCCATTCAACATCTACGGGCCGCGCCAGATCGGCGAGGGCGCGGTCCACCACTTCATCCGGCGCGCCCTCGCCGGCGAGCCGCTCGTGGTGCACAACGACGGCTCGCAGATCCGCGCATGGTGCTATATCGACGACATCGTGGATGCGATCTGCCTGTGTCTGGAGCGACCCGAAGCGGTCGGTCACTCGTTCAACATCGGCAATCCGCGGTCGACGGTGACGATTTACAACCTCGCCCGCGAGATCGTGCGGCTGTCGTCGTCGCGGTCCCCGATCGAGTTTCACCCGTGGCCCAATGCCGACGTGGAGATCCGCGTGCCGTCGGTAAACAAGGCGCGCGAGCTGCTCGGCTTCCAGGCCAAGGTGGACCTCGAAGAGGGCCTGCTGCGCACGATCCAGTGGTACCGGCGGCACGGCGACCGATGACCGGCAACCGCATTCCGCTCGCTCGACCGTCTCTTGGTGGGGCCGACATCGCGGCCGCATGCGCGGCGATCGAATCGGGGCGACTCGTCCTCGGTCCCCGGGGCGAGCGGTTCGAGCGTGCGCTCGCCGTGCGAACCCGCCGCGGCTTCGCGGTTGCGGTCGCGTCGGGGACCGCGGCGATCGAGTTGGCGCTGTGGGCGCTCGGCGTCGGAGACGGCGACGAGGTGATCGTCCCGGCGTTCGGGTTTCCCGCGGCGGCGCACGCGGCCGTCCGCCTCCGCGCCGTGCCGGTCCCGGTGGATGTCGATCCGCGCACGTGGAACCTCGACACGGACGCGGCGCGGGCCGCGGTGACCGAACGCACGCGCGTGTGCATCGCCATCGACCAGTTCGGGCTCGTGGCGGACGACACGCGGCTGGCGGAGCTGTCCGCCGACACCGGCGTCGCCATCCTGGCGGATTCGGCGTGCTCGCTCGGCAGCGCGAACGCCAACGGCGTGCCCGGCGGCGGCTACGGCGTCGCCGCCGTGCTGTCGTTTCACCCGCGCAAGGTGATCACCACCGGCGAGGGCGGTGCGGTGTTGTGCGACGACCCCGATCTCGCCGCGACGCTGCGGTCGCTGCGCAACCTGGGCCAGGCGGGGCCGGGCCAGTTCGAACGAGCCGGCACGAACGCGCGCATGTCGGAGGTGGCCGCGGCGATCGGTTGCGCGCAGATCGAGCGCCTCGATGCGATGGTCGCGGAGCGCAGACTGCTCGCTGCAGGGTACGCGGAACGACTTGCGCCGCTCGTCGAATCCGGTCGAATATGCCCACAGCACGTGCCGCCCGGGTCGAGCCACAACGTCCAGACGTACGCGGTGCGGCTCGCCCGCGGATTGTCTCGCGATCGCGTGCGGGACCGGATGTCGGCGGCCGGCGTGGAAACCGGTCCGGGCACGTACGCGGTGACGCGCCTCGCGCCGTTTGCGGCGTACGCGCGTCCGGCGCCGGTGGCGGAGGAGCTGCACGACCAGTCACTCGCGCTGCCGCTGTTCGTCGGGATGCGCAGCGCGGACCTCGACCGGGTGTGCGATGCGCTGGCGGAGGCAGTGGCATGACCGGCCGGCCGGAGCGGGCCGCCGCGGACAAAGCGGGCGCCGCCGGCGATGTCGTGATTGACGTCGCCGACCTGCAGGTCACGTACGTCACCGGCTTGCGCCGCAAGCGCGTGCGCGCCGTGCGCGACTGTTCGTTCCAGGTGCGCCGCGGCGAGGTGTTCGGGTTTCTCGGCCCGAACGGCGCGGGCAAGACCACGACGATCCGCGTGCTGATGGGGCTCGTGCGCGCGACTGCGGGGCGTTGCCGCGTTTTCGGGCAATCGATCGAGGAGCGCGACGCACGCCGGCGCATCGGCTTTTTGCCGGAGGCGCCGTACTTCTACGACTACCTCACCGCCGAAGAGCTGTGCGACCTGGCCGGGCGATTGTTCGGCCTTCCCCGCGCCGCCCGCCGCGCGCGCGCGCGCGAGCTGCTCGACCTCGTCGGGCTCGCGCACGCGCGCGGCCGTCCGATGAAGAAGTTTTCCAAGGGAATGCTGCAGCGCGCGGGCATCGCACAGGCGTTGATCAACGACCCGGAGGTGGTGGTGTTCGACGAGCCGATGAGCGGGCTGGATCCGATCGGCCGCAAGGAGGTGCGCGACATCATCCTCGGCCTGCGGGACCAGGGGAAGACCGTGTTCTTCTCGACGCACATCTTGCCGGACGTGGAGTTGATCTGCGACCGGGTGGCCATCATCGTCCAGGGCGCGGTGCGCGCGGTCGGCGCGCTGTCCGAGATCGTCGCGGAGCAGGCGATCGGCGTCGAGATCGCGTTTCGCGTCACGGATGCGTTTGGTGACGACCAGTTCGAGCGGTTGTGCCAGCGCGCTCCCAGTGCGCGCCGGGTCGACCGCAACGTGGCCGTGAGTTTGTCGGCCGACGCCGACGTCGACGAGTTCCTCGCATTCGCGCGCGACCTCGGCCTGTCCGTGGTGTCGGTGACCCCCAAGCACGAAACGCTCGAGGACGTGTTTCTCGAGCAGGCGCGCGGAAAGGAGGCGACTCGGTGAGCGGTGCGGTTCGACAGGTCGGCCAGCGCATCGCCGCGATCGCACTCAACACGTTCCGCGACGCGATCCGCCATCGCGTCCTGTACGGCGTCGCGGTCGTCGTGCTCGGCTTCAACCTGTTCGGGATCGTCCTCGGTGAGATGTCGCTGAACGAGGAGGGACGCGTCGCCCGAGACGTCGGTCTCGCGGGCGTGTCGCTGTTCGGCGCGTTCACTGCGATCTACCTGGGCGTGTCGCTGCTGTACAACGAGATCCAGCGCAAGACGATCTACACGATTCTCACCAAGCCGATCGCGCGTTGGGAGTTCGTGCTGGGCAAATACGTGGGCATGTGCATCACTCTGACGCTGCTCGTCGCGCTGTTCGCGGTGACGATGGTCGCGGTGCTGTGGCTGCGCGACATGCCGTTCGGCGTCGCGATGACCAAGGCGATCGTCCTCGCCTACATGGAGGTGTTGATCGTCGCGGCGGTCGCGATCTTCTTCTCGTCGTTCTCGACGCCGTTTTTGTCTGGGGTGTTCACGTTCGCAATTTACTTTCTCGGGCGGGTGACGCCGGAGATGCGCGCGTTGGCCGCACGCGACGACTTCCTCGGCGGCGCGATGGCCGTCGTGTTGCGCATCATTCCGGACTTGCACCTGTACGCCGTGTCCGGATCGGTCGTGGAGGGCAAGCACGTATCGATCCACGGCGATTTCGTGTCGTGGGGCTACGTCGCGTCCGCGTACGGCTTCGGCATCCTGTACGCGGCGGCGCTGCTTCTGCTCGCGATCGCAATCTTCTCGCGACGGAACTTCGCGTGATGCGTCGCAAGGTCGCCATCGGCGCTGCGGTCGCCGGCATCTGCATCGGGGTCGTCGTGACGCGCGCGGTGTGGGACGGCTACGCCGCGCTCGCCGAGGCGCAGGCGGCGGTCGACCGCGGCGATCTCGCCGACGCCGTGGCCTGGTACCGGCGTGCGGCGCGCTGGTACGTGCCGGGCGCGCCGCACGTCGCGCGCGCCTACGACCGGCTCGAGGCGATCGCTCGCGAGGCGGAGCGCAACGGCGACATCGACACGGCGCTCGCCGCGTGGCGCGGCATCCGCAGCTCGATCCTCGCGACCCGCAGCGTGTACACGCCGTTCGCTGAGCGGCTCGACCCCGCCAACCGCCGCATCGCGGCGCTGATGGCGGAGGTCGAAGGGCCGTCCGCGGATCCGGGCGCCAGCGCGGCGGAGCGCGAGGCGTGGCACTACGATCTGTTGCGCCGGGATGATGCGCCGTCGGTGGCGTGGTCGCTGGTGGCGCTCGCCGGTTTCGCGATGTGGGTCGGCGGCGGCCTGTGGTTTGCGCTCCGCGCGGTCACACCCGACGACGAGTGGGTCGGTCGGGTCGCCGCGCGGTCCGGCATCGCGATCGCCGCCGGCCTCGTGCTGTGGCTGGTCGGGCTGTACCGCGCGTGACGCCGGCGCTTGCGTGTGGCGGCCGCCGGGGGCACAGTACATTCATGCTGGGGCCGGAGGAGGTCGCGTTTCTCAAGAAGGTGTCGGTCTTTGCGGCCCTGCGCGACGAGGTGCTCGCCTCGTTTGGTCACGTCGCGCAGCGATGCGAGGTGGCCGCCGGCGAGGTCGTGTTCGCGGAGGGCGAGCCGGCCAAGGAGATGATCGTGGTGTTGTCGGGGCGGCTGGAGGTCGTCAAGCGCAGCCGCTCGGGGGCCGAGGCGCGCATCGCGGTGCTCGGTCCCGGCGACGTGGTCGGGGAAATGTCGCTGGTGGACATCCAGCCGCGCTCGGCGGCCGTGCGCGCGACCGAGCCGGCGGTGGTCGCAAGCTTCCGCCACGCGGACATCGCCAACGTCTACCGCGAGGATCCGCAAAGTTACACGCTGCTCGTGCTGAACATCGCCCGCGAGATCTCGATCCGATTGCGCCGCATGGATGCCATGCTCGCCAACATTCTCGCGGAGATCGACGAGGTCACGGGCCAACATCGGCCGCGCGCCGGCTGACGGGGAAGCCGGGGCGAGCGGCTCAAGCGACGCCGCCGGCGGCCGACTCACCGGGCATGGACGCGCGGAGTCGGATCCTGTTTGTGGACGACGAGCCGCAGATCCTGCGGTCCCTTCGGCGCGGCCTTCGGCGATACGACCGGTGGGATCTGCGGTTCGCGGATGGGGCCGAGCAGGCGCTGGAGGAGCTGCGGTCGGGCGGGGTGGACGTTCTCATCAGCGACGTCACGATGCCGGGCACCGACGGCGTGGAGTTGCTCACGGTCGCGCGCGAGGTGTGCCCCGATGCGATGCGCATCCTGATGTCCGGGACGACGGAGGGACGGCTCATCATGCGCGCGGTGCCGGTGGCACACCGGTTCCTCGACAAGCCGGTCGGCATCCGCGACCTCGCGCGCATCATCGAGGATGCGCTCACCCTGCGCGAACTGTTGGCGGATCCGAATATTCGCACGGTGGTCGGGAAGGTGTCGGCGTTGCCGAGTCTGCCGCGGACGTTCGCGGACCTCACGCGGGTGCTCGACGACCCGAATCACAACCTCGACCAGGTCGTGCGCGTCGTCGAGCGCGACCCGGGGGTGAGTGCGCGCGTGCTGCACATCGTCAACTCCGCGTTCTTCGGGACTGCGCGGCGGATCGCCAGCGTGGAGGATGCGGTTCGCCACATCGGCACGGGGCTGTTGCGGGACCTCGTGCTCGTCGCCGGCGTTCTCCGACTCGTCGAGGATGGCGATCTGCCGGCGAACGTGTCGATGCGGGTCGAGGTCGCCCACGCGATCGAAGTCGCGTCGGGGGCGCGTGCGATCGCCGACGAGCCGCACAAGCTGGCGGCCTTCACCGCGGGGCTTCTACACGACGCCGGGATGCTGCTGTTTGCCGCCGAGCTGCCTGACCTGTGGGCGCCGATGGTGGACCGCGCGCGCGCCGAGGGCGTACCGCTGCACGAGGTCGAGCGGCAACAACTCGGGGTGACGCACGCCGAACTCGGCGGCTACCTGTTCGGCATCTGGGGGCTACCCGGCGACATCGTCACCGCGGTGGTCGATCACCACACGGCGCTCGAGCGCTCGCACGACGGCGTCGACGCATCGTTGGCTGTGCATCTGGCCGATCGGCTGTCGGGGCTCGGGCGCGAGGAGCCTCCGCCGTCGGAAGACATGTTGGCGGCGTTCGGCGTGGCGGACCGGGTCGCGGCGTGGCGCCGCGAGGTCGACGCCGCCGGCGAGCCGTGAGCGCAACCCGTCGCCGCGCCGCCGAGGGTTACGGCGCGACGAAGCCGCGCAGGCGCACGCGCACCGCGCGATCCGGCGCGCCGCCCGAAATCGTGAGCGTCGCCGCGCCGTCGTCGAACACGAGGGTCCCCGGACCGACCACGTCGACCGCGTCGCCGGCGATCGCCACGTCGTCTCCGTTATAGGTTGCGCGCGTCGCGGGACCGGCGAGCGAGCCCGCGTCCCATTCGTAGCGCAAGCCGTTCGCTTCGACGAGTTGGGAGGTCCCGCCCGGGTACAACCACAGCTCGCGGTCGTCGCCGACATCCGCCAGCGTTACGACGCTTGCGTCCTGTGCGCCGACGAGCGTGTCGATCTCATCCGGCAGCAACACGAGCACGGCGCCCGCGGGCACCGCGACGAAGATGTCGTCGACCGGCAC
Encoded proteins:
- a CDS encoding DegT/DnrJ/EryC1/StrS family aminotransferase; protein product: MTGNRIPLARPSLGGADIAAACAAIESGRLVLGPRGERFERALAVRTRRGFAVAVASGTAAIELALWALGVGDGDEVIVPAFGFPAAAHAAVRLRAVPVPVDVDPRTWNLDTDAARAAVTERTRVCIAIDQFGLVADDTRLAELSADTGVAILADSACSLGSANANGVPGGGYGVAAVLSFHPRKVITTGEGGAVLCDDPDLAATLRSLRNLGQAGPGQFERAGTNARMSEVAAAIGCAQIERLDAMVAERRLLAAGYAERLAPLVESGRICPQHVPPGSSHNVQTYAVRLARGLSRDRVRDRMSAAGVETGPGTYAVTRLAPFAAYARPAPVAEELHDQSLALPLFVGMRSADLDRVCDALAEAVA
- a CDS encoding cyclic nucleotide-binding domain-containing protein, which translates into the protein MLGPEEVAFLKKVSVFAALRDEVLASFGHVAQRCEVAAGEVVFAEGEPAKEMIVVLSGRLEVVKRSRSGAEARIAVLGPGDVVGEMSLVDIQPRSAAVRATEPAVVASFRHADIANVYREDPQSYTLLVLNIAREISIRLRRMDAMLANILAEIDEVTGQHRPRAG
- a CDS encoding ABC transporter ATP-binding protein; this translates as MTGRPERAAADKAGAAGDVVIDVADLQVTYVTGLRRKRVRAVRDCSFQVRRGEVFGFLGPNGAGKTTTIRVLMGLVRATAGRCRVFGQSIEERDARRRIGFLPEAPYFYDYLTAEELCDLAGRLFGLPRAARRARARELLDLVGLAHARGRPMKKFSKGMLQRAGIAQALINDPEVVVFDEPMSGLDPIGRKEVRDIILGLRDQGKTVFFSTHILPDVELICDRVAIIVQGAVRAVGALSEIVAEQAIGVEIAFRVTDAFGDDQFERLCQRAPSARRVDRNVAVSLSADADVDEFLAFARDLGLSVVSVTPKHETLEDVFLEQARGKEATR
- a CDS encoding ABC transporter permease → MSGAVRQVGQRIAAIALNTFRDAIRHRVLYGVAVVVLGFNLFGIVLGEMSLNEEGRVARDVGLAGVSLFGAFTAIYLGVSLLYNEIQRKTIYTILTKPIARWEFVLGKYVGMCITLTLLVALFAVTMVAVLWLRDMPFGVAMTKAIVLAYMEVLIVAAVAIFFSSFSTPFLSGVFTFAIYFLGRVTPEMRALAARDDFLGGAMAVVLRIIPDLHLYAVSGSVVEGKHVSIHGDFVSWGYVASAYGFGILYAAALLLLAIAIFSRRNFA
- a CDS encoding NAD-dependent epimerase/dehydratase family protein, which codes for MITGCRVLITGGAGFIGSHLAERLTPANRVIVFDNFRRDALTPAGLAERPEIEIIRGDVLDADAVRRAMRGCDAVVHMASIAGVDTVLRHPVLTMRVALQGTMNALEAALDHGGIRRFIDFSTSEVFGRYAYQVTEFDATTLGAVGEARWTYAVAKLATEHLAMTYEKEYGLPACSIRPFNIYGPRQIGEGAVHHFIRRALAGEPLVVHNDGSQIRAWCYIDDIVDAICLCLERPEAVGHSFNIGNPRSTVTIYNLAREIVRLSSSRSPIEFHPWPNADVEIRVPSVNKARELLGFQAKVDLEEGLLRTIQWYRRHGDR
- a CDS encoding HDOD domain-containing protein codes for the protein MDARSRILFVDDEPQILRSLRRGLRRYDRWDLRFADGAEQALEELRSGGVDVLISDVTMPGTDGVELLTVAREVCPDAMRILMSGTTEGRLIMRAVPVAHRFLDKPVGIRDLARIIEDALTLRELLADPNIRTVVGKVSALPSLPRTFADLTRVLDDPNHNLDQVVRVVERDPGVSARVLHIVNSAFFGTARRIASVEDAVRHIGTGLLRDLVLVAGVLRLVEDGDLPANVSMRVEVAHAIEVASGARAIADEPHKLAAFTAGLLHDAGMLLFAAELPDLWAPMVDRARAEGVPLHEVERQQLGVTHAELGGYLFGIWGLPGDIVTAVVDHHTALERSHDGVDASLAVHLADRLSGLGREEPPPSEDMLAAFGVADRVAAWRREVDAAGEP